AAATAGGAAGCACATGAATTTAAGTTCAACTTTCTGATAGAAAGGCGTCGATACTATACAATAATAACAACATCAGAAAATTAATCCATAGAAGCTGAATAAAGAACTGGATAAGTGCAAATGGCATAAAATATAATCACATGCTCAGAAATATGCAACTCAAGACTCAAAAAAGGATATACTCATATCGTTGTTCTCACATTAATAAAGCAAAGCAACTACAGAAATACATGATCGATGACAACTGGGGCTCAAGCATAGACCTCGGGGTAATCCAAACCACATTTATTTGCATGATCTGTTGTGTCCTTGCTCTTATGGTAACAAGCAATCTCTTAATAAAACGAtctaatataaaagaataaataattccAAGAAGTTAAGATGATAGGTGATAAAATGGGGGAAAGTTAATggcaattatattgataaagcAATGGCATGCTCAGGCTCATTTTTGCATAGCACTAGTTTATGGCACACTCAATTGAATATGCCAAATTCAAGATTACTGCTTGAAAACTTTCTTTGATCACCCTGTTTGCTCCAGATAAGTACAATTCCCATTACACAAAGAGGGCCTAAAGTAATCCAATTAGTTACCTCTGATGAAACATCAATCTCTTTAATCAAACTTTTAACATAAGCTGAGTTCACCTCTTCAGCTTTGACGACATATGGTTTCCTCTCctaagaaacaaaaatagtaaagcgcattaaaaaacaaacaagCAGGTTAGAGTTAACGAATAACCTTTCTTCATGATTAATATTACCTGCTTTGACATCTTCCTCCAAGTCTCAAACCCTTTTCGATCAATTTCAATCAGTTTTCCATTCTTGCAAGTCCTTCTAAATTCTTCCCTACAGAACCCCAGCAAACAATCACATTTTTGTTCACTTgccaatcaattcaagtagcGTACTAATGAAATGCAATCGCAATTGGTCACTGGAACACACTCAATCCCAACAAgattctttcttttgcatCACTTACTACTCATATAAAGCGTAAGTTTTCAGTGGCAGTAACTaaatcaaaacaataaaagccAGACCTTTGCAAATACATACATAAAAGTAACAAAAGGTGATCTGGGTTGGTCACTGTAATTTTGTTTCACAATTTTATGCTTTCCAATGACACCCTTGAATCTCTTAACAATCCTTTTGGTTTCAGCTTCACATTCATGCATATCAGCCAAAGCAATTGCCACCAAAAAGCCACAATCATCACtacaaaatgaattaaaagaaacgtgaaacaaaaaaaaaagtaagaacCCAGAGCAGTACTAAAACTGAGAACCCATAAGACAAAGAAAGAGATCGATTGATAACCATGTCTCAAAGGCACTTCCATCATGACCACGACGGATTGCATGTACCCTTTTGCGGGTTCTTGGAGGATTTCCCATTTTTAGATGTCTCTGCAACTCTTCAAAATCTTCTTTTAATCACCTTTTGGAGGTCTTGCTAACGTGCGCTTGATATTGTGCTTATCTAACCATACCACTGAAgttttatgttaattatattttgtataagAGTAAACTGATATCTTTAAAGCTAAATTACTAAAGATAATCTAACTTTTCAatgatttattataaatatcaataatatctgatttatcaataatttatattagctCTGTATTAtagtaaatgaaaaaaattatgtaaaataaataaaattatattaatttatttacatattataGTATATATTATCTTTGATTATGAACGActttattattgataattaaatcatCCTAAACTTAACCAcatcaatatttatatttatatgtgtatatatactcatttaattaagatatttaaaaatataaataaattttaattttatttattttttcaattttttctttttacttttgttaaaaatattatacaacaaaaatctgaattattattattattattattattattactactacTTTATCtgatataaattcttttaatcattaaaattatttaaaaataaattgctaCTACAAatgtcaaataaaataaacacaatatgttttctcattttctataATGAACTTTTATcagattttcaattttttgtgAATAACAAATGctaattttagatttacatgataattaaaacttatataaaaagGTGCATATTAGTTTATACCCGCGAAGCTAACATGCGCCGGGCACATTTGCGCGGGATGCACAAGCTAAACTGTAATATTATTAAGGAAAGGATAGGAACTTTCCCGCGGTTATGAATATTGGCTGAAGCTTAATTGCTCGTATTAATTCATACTGGTGGTCTACAACAGACCGATGGCAATAAGACACGTAAGCACCGCTTACCCTAAATAAAACACGCTGTCATTATATTTTGGGTGAAATTAAGTCATTCTTAAAATTTGTCACCGTTctaaatctatttatttttattagcaGCCTctcatcaattttaatttgaacttaattattgatattagtatcacttaatttaaattaataaatttattcttcGGTACCatcaatctttttaaaattttttatatatccgacataaaataattcatatatatcgAGATCGAGATGAATTATATATGGATAGATTTAGAAGAAGTAATTTGCATAGGACCTAATGAGAGTAAATGCCAATTATATTAATggtcaaaatatattaaagcaCACATGAGGTACAGGAGAGCCACACAGCAATACAtctttacaaagaaaaaacaagaaattctttttatctgAACAAAACCTCAAAGCCACAAACAACATGAGCAAGCTATAACCACCATATTTCAAGACCAATGCTATGGaaacaaaaggaaagaaaataaaactacaCAAGCTTTAAAATTCTATCTAGTGCATCACATTATTGAAATCTTGTGTCTTTTTCTTACTTGGTTTTGTCATAGGCAATGATATGTGAATGAACCCAAATTTTCTCCTCTGTGCAAAGAACTGCTTTTGATCACCTCCATCTTTCTCAACTCTTGGATGAAATGTAAGATCCTCTCTGAGTTCATGAAGCATTTGACTCAAAGCTACCTTTTGTCTTTCTTCACGGACTTCTGATGTTGGTCTTGCCATTACATATTCTTCGGGCTGAACTTGCTTCCTGCTTAGTACGTCCCGCATTGAAACTGTTGATTTTAGCACGGGCTTTCTGTCTTCATTAACCAGGTTTGATTCCTTCGCTTCATGGAGTGGAGAATCTTGATGGTTATTGGGTTGATGCAAATGGTAGTTACTAAACCTTGTCATGCAGTATGCTGCTGCCTGTCCCTCCTGATCATTCTCTGGCATCCATTTCCGGATAGCCTCTTCAGCGGCAGATTGCTTTCTGTTTGCCATTTCAACTTTGTTCAATGCTTCTTCCAGGACTTGTTTACTTTGTTTAACTTCTTCTGTTGCTTCTCTCAACTTCCTCAGAATAGACATTTTAGTGATATTTGCTTCGCGCCTTTGAAGCCTGGCAACTTCTACTTTCTTGGCAAGACCCTCAGCTTTTTGAGCTTTAGGGGTAAGTGGAGTTCGTGCGTCAAATGAGGATACTTTCTCTGGCTCTGGGAGTACAAATCCTGATGAGCTGTCATTGCCCGATAGAGCCTTGATTTCAGCTAGTGCAACAGCTTCTGCTGCTCTTGCTGCTTCCTCCATTTTTTTGGCAGCAAGCAACCTCAATTCAGCAGTCTTTAAGTTAGTCTTGGTATGTTCATTCGCTAACATTGCTTTTGAAACTTCTGTTTTTTCGGCTGCAACCATTTTTTTCAACTGCTCTGCCTTGTAATCAGTTACTGCATTATCAGAAATATGTGGCTTCACTCTTGCATGTTTCAGCTCCTCCTCTAGAGATAACACCCCTGCAAATTTTGATGTTAGCCTTTCTCGGGTTTTCTGAAGAAAggttttctctttcttcattttcttattcaaAGAATCAATGGAAGTTTGAATCACTCCAAGATCATTAATAGTTTTACCAAGGTTCAATTTAGCTTGCTTCAACTCCATTAAGATCATGTCGGGCGATGATGTAGGGCAAGGGCTCAAACTTCCCATTCTCTGCTCTCGGCTGTTGACGTGAAATCTACAGTTTTCCTTGTTCATTTCTTTGATAGCAGGACTGGACATGGGCTCATCCGGGATTGTCATACATCTCATTGCTTCTTTCTGTAGCTGCAGCTTTAACTCTTCAACAATTCTTTTTGTCGTTCCAAGCTCTTCAAGAACATCAAGTGTTTCCAATTCTTTCACAATGAGATCCTTCTCCAATTCTGCTGCCTGTTCCTCCACTTTCTTTATATCTATCTCCTCAAAGATCTGTTGCACACACCGATTTTCTTACACAtcaaaagaaagggaagaCGTATAAACAACATCACCATTTACCAGGTTCCCTTTAAGTATTACAGATCTCGAAATCAGCAGCAAAACTCTTCTTTATGGAAAATACTTAACATTACAAACATAATGCTTATGCATGAGTAGGTTCTGGCATTCAAGATTCAAGGAGCATCAATGAAACAAATACTCGGGTAAAGATTTTATGATCATGTAAGTATGATCTGTGCATCTCTCTTTAATGATCAGTAACAGCtgagaatataaatatttatgatttaaacAACATGAAGAACACAGACATCTGGATTTTACAAACAAAAACATAACATGACATCACAGTCCTTATTAAGTTGAAATCCATAATTACTAACTAAACAACAATGCACAATGGAACTAACAACACATTACACATGGTTTAGTATAATACaaaatcctaaataaaattatctataaatttaatatatctaCCATCAAAACAAAATGTCACTTTTTAGCTTGAAGTCTTTCTCACCCACTATTTGCAAAAATTTGTGGATAAGCATCTTTATTCAAAATTGTCACTGTCCatgtaattttcatttttggaaaaaaaaaaaaaaatcatttccAAGAACATACAAAGCTAAATTCTCTATCAAtaactcttttttttcccTAAGTGATAGCATAGCGAAGCTAATTTCAAAAGAACACAACTTTCTATCAATAACATGACCACAATTCTATTTAATTGccaataaaatgaaaataagcaGCTGATGCAACTACTACAAACCTTGTAATAAGGCATCCATGACCCACTTCCACCAAACCGGGTCACAGCCTCCTTAACCGACCCGAAAGGCGGTGAAGTATCAATCTCAGCTCTCAACCCTACTTTCCTTGTTCCCTGATTAGCCCCATTCTGTTGATTGCAAAGCCCGGGTCCCGTATCGGACCTTAATTCCCGAATTCCGGGCGTACCCGGAACCGGTTCAGCAACTGAATCCGGATCCataaaagaagcaaaattGAAGAGTAGAGTGATGGTGGAATGCAGAAGTGGAAGATGGGTTTTAAAGGGTCAAAATAGAAAAGCATTGTTAGAAACTGCAATTCCAGAGTTTGTGTGTGATGATGGCGGGGGTGGTCCGAGTTGGTGACTCGGaccaccaaaaaaaaaaaggagcgAGACAACCCGGGTCCACTTCCCACTGACTGAGTAACCAACGCACAGTCGGTAGTTATTCCATGGTAGGAAGTTAACTTGATCTCATTACGTGGGTGGGGTTTCATTGGTGGCTTCAATTATACGGTCAAAGTGTTAATGGGTGCCCTAAGTGAGTGCAGATGAGACTGGGTAGACAGTAGTGGGAATTTGAGTCCATAGATTGTTGACCGTGATTTGCGGTTTTGGTAAAGTGAAAAAGGGAAAGGAAGGAAGTTGAagaaatgattaaatttttgGTGAGGAAAAAGCAATTGGGCAATCTTTTGTGTTTGTGCATGCAGAAATAAAGATCACTCTGGTGTCTGTCTGTCTATAAAATGGTGCTTTTTTGCCTTTTTTCATGTAGGAGGTCTACTAAGGAAGGACACTCTCCACAATTACTCGAACACTAGTATTAGTATTGCCTTTGTACACATACACCACTAATCCTGtgtttcttaattaaaattataaagtttttGTTCATATTTGTACTTAGatacatttaaaataataataacagtatTTAAGACCGCGTAGACGATATAGTAAAGTCTTAAGTTTGAATCTTTAACGTgcagttattttaaaatttttaaaaaaatattttgacatccgtaatatattcttattaaatttagatatataaatatatgtatactTAATTGagaattatgagaaaataaaaatatcatacatTACTGTATATAAATTAAGTTTGTGCTGCAAATGTTGAACACATCAGAAGTTTCTCAAGTAGATGATTCCCATGTggacaagaaaaaagaatgaaagggATTGCTAATTATTACACTGTGtgaattattgttattattattattatttatttgtttccaACTTAATCATATCTCATTATTAAGTTAATCCTTCAAAAGGTACTGTTTCACCAGCAATGTTTTGTACTAAGAACTATCTATTGGTTGATGTTCTACCTACCATGTGTCACTCATTCATTACACATGCGCTTACCTCTGATCAAACAAGGAACTTTCAAGTTTCTGCATTTATTCCTTTACATAACTTCTTGTCAAAATTCTTGAATTCCCATAGATATGTTACTGGAATTGGTGCAGATAGTTGGGTAGTTAGGGTTAATAGGTGGAGGTTAATTAATCTCAACATCTTGCGCCATTTTTCAGTTTGCTTTAATCAACTCCCTATGGGATGAGTCCCATATGTGCTTTTCTTCAGCTCAGACTATGCAACTTGAGCaacctttttttaattactttggAAAAGATTTCAGGATTCTGTTTGGTCTTGTGGTTCTCACAAAGCACTAAACCCGGATGTGTTTGATGGTCCtactaagaaaatatatattttttaaaagaatgatTTGTCTTTGCCATTAATTgactcttctttttttaactgATGGgatctatttttttagaatatataCATTGTATttcattagaaaattattttatattagcaaTTAGCCAGATAAATctgttttattctttttttatgaatttcatcGTCTTAgttaagataatattaaatagaaatattttatgtcTCTTAATCTAGTGATATATAACATACTTGAAGTATAtaacataaaacaaataaaagaatttcagaCATACCCAGATATACCTATAAGAATAAGTTAAGGGAGCTGGGAATCACAACAATTAAGAAGCCCTCCATTAAACTGCATGAGAAGGGAAAGAAGGGTGAACCGGCCTTGAGAAAAAGTGCATatcatatatacataaatgAAGAGGCCGGTTAGTTGCCATACCAACCCTTCTTTTCATCTATATTGATTATATTCAAGAAATTACTCATGTTTTAGTAAAAACTGTTGTCTATTGGTTGTATCAATTTGGGAAAAGGACCATCTAGGATGGTAATCTAGTGGTTAGATGTGCTTCCACTAAGCTAAAGAACATGGGTTCAATTTTTGGAAGGATGGTTTTTGAGGTATTTATGTCTCCTATGAGACCACCCAGGTTGGTCACGTAGTAGTTGAATCTCTTTCATTTGGCTTCAAAATTGGTACTGCAGTAACGTGCTTGGACGCTATTTCAAACTAGCTAAAGTTGTATAAATATTCAGCGGCAGATAAGAGTCCATATAGCCACGCTTAGCGAAACATATGATTGCTAGGATCTCCCACTTAGACATGTGCTTTATGACAACTGATACTAATACACCATCATATACAATGTTCTTTTGCAGGCGAGGGAATTGATCTTGCAATTTCCTGTTTCCCTCTCGTACTACTTCCTTAACTAATTGAATTACCCGTGTTCTTGGAGtgggtaaaaaaaaaaagtaaagagactattttattttaaatgtaaaataatatattaacttatccAGAGGCAGCTACAGCATATAAATGTAATGCTTTGTCAAACAGATAACGCTATTTTCAATATACCTCACGTCAGAGTTTAGATAATAACACAATGTGACTTgtacctttttttcttttttttctttttaaaaaaaaaacatatataattgaagattgaaaggggaatttaatatttatgtgaTACTGCTGAATAGTCTTATTATTGCTAAATGCCTAATATTGTACCCACAACTTACTCAATATACCTAAgtgattgaataaaaaatctatGATCATTTAATGCTAAACCTCCTTCTTTTCTTGTCCCTTTGAATGGTTTTAATGCCAATAAGCTTCAATTCTATTGTGTGGTTGTCTTTGAATGAGAGATGGATTTGATGGGGGGAGGGCAGGGAAAGATTAAAAGAGAAGTTTTGGGTATTACATTTATGAAGAATTATAGCATTCAAATATCATCCAAAATTAGGAAGAATTGCAATCAAAATGATAATCAACAGAAATTAGAAGGGAAGTgcgttaattaattaatacatcaatcaaacatttaaaaagaaattatcacAAAATTAACCTTACATCAAATGAAGCATACTAACAAATTATTTAGAGCCTTTATGCTCATTAAATGtgatctctctctctctctctctatctgtGTAGATTTAATGAACATTGAGTCTGAATTCTATATTTGTATTGTGCTATACTTAATGAGCCTGCATTGTTATCATAAAAAAGATCATCATGCATCacatgaaatatatatataaaaaataaaaataacaatgcAATTAACCCCAAGAGCCCCCAGCTGCTAACTAAGATTgctaaaaaagataaattaaaaaataaaatagggATTTCATTTAGTACTTATTCttgttttttataaaatgagagACAAATGGGTAAATAGGCTGCCAATCGAGATGATGGTTTAGATTGATATTCTTTataaactgaaaaataaaatactgaACCCTCTATTAATATTGGTAAAAGGGTTCTGCAGATGAGGAGTAAAGCATGACaatgaaattgagaaattcagaACCCATATACTTTCCCCACATCCACACCATTAAAACTGCTTTTGGCATGCAATGGTATCATGGACCACAACAAGTTCTCATTTATTTGGCCTTCCTCATCTCTAACCTAATTTTCTTGCTTCTCAACTGTATTATTAAAACAAAGGGTCATACCATGTCCTCGCTGACCCTCCATCATATGGTTGCTATAGATTATTTCAACTTAGAAAAATCTAATTAGTGAGACTTCTGTAATTTGCTAATATAGCCAGACTATTTGCATTCgatttaattagtattaaatgACATGCTTAaaataatctatatatatatataaaatatgtattagtattttacattttggtATTGGATGATTGATACatgtttcattatttaaaattaatgaatatgtgtCAATTATCTATCGGTTTGGTTAGACAAAAATTTTCCTAATAGTTTGTATGTTTTAAGTCATAAATTCACTCTACCTTTGAGAAAAACTTTCAAAGAGTAAATATGCATAGCAAATCggataattataagaaaagaagattttaACTTCGAGTCTAccgataataataaaaatttaataaataaatatgattgtTTTCTATTGTATAATTCATGACCTAACTTtcgataaaaaataatgtgcatatagtatattttctatacttctatatattaatattagcCTTAAATGTCTCTCCATAGAGCCCTAAATAATAGTCCATGGACTAGTAAACCTAACtacagagagagagataaaTACTCTATTCTATTCTCTATCAGCTTCATTTACGGATCTTGAATCTTTAGATTTGGAAAGTGCTTGCGAACCCAAGAACACAAACAAACTTAGCCaaagatttatttatctatCCAGCAAAGTAACAAATTAACTCAAGATGCAAAGTAGTGGAAGAAGCCATGATGAACTCAATCAAGAATCCTTAGAAATCAAGAAAGATGAGAAGTTCTTTACAAGAATCATGTCTAAAGAAACTTCAATGGCTAATTCTTCTTGCAGAGTCTACTATGGAGGTGCTTCTGGTGCTGTTCCATTCACATGGGAGTCAAGACCAGGGACTCCTAAGCACACATCATTTGCTGATAATACCTCTAACATTCCTCCATTAACACCCCCTCCTTCTTATTACTCaacttcaaaatcaaaatccatGCGTAAAAGAACGAAACAGAATCTCTTCAACACTATCATCCCAAGGCTTATGACTAAAAAGACAAGTCATGTGTCTCCTTCATCGTCAATGTCTTCTACTACTACATCATCGTCTTCATCTTCTTGGACATCAcggtcttcttcttcttcttatcatTCATCTCCAGCAACCTTCAACGACTCAAAATCGCGTAAACATCCATGTTTTGTATGTTCAAAATCGCCTATTCATTACGGAGTTGATGACGATGATGAAGAACATGGCCTTGAATTGTTTAGCTCTTCAAGATTATGTTATGGGGGTAAAAGTAAAGGTTTGAATGTGTTTGGAGGTCGCTATATAATGGAGAATATGAAGAGTGCATTGTTGTCCGTTGTTGGACATGGAAACAATGGACATGGATCAGCAGGCAAAGCTAAATATTAAGGTGCAGCTGCTCGAACCtgttcttctttcttttgatgTGTTCTTACTGGTACGTAGGTAGAgcttaattagatttttttttaattaattttctaattgtgtcaacaattaaattctattattcTCATGTGGAAATATGTATCctttctcattttttctttttattgcttTAGATGTTAATTAGTACTTTCAGGAATTGCTAGGTGAACCTCTTATTTAATGTCAAATCTCTATTCCTTCCAGCTAGCTAGAGaagatgattttttttttattcattagaGGGCTAATAGGCCATGAACTATACAATAAATAGTA
The nucleotide sequence above comes from Ricinus communis isolate WT05 ecotype wild-type chromosome 6, ASM1957865v1, whole genome shotgun sequence. Encoded proteins:
- the LOC8259524 gene encoding high mobility group B protein 7; the encoded protein is MGNPPRTRKRVHAIRRGHDGSAFETCDDCGFLVAIALADMHECEAETKRIVKRFKGVIGKHKIVKQNYSDQPRSPFVTFMEEFRRTCKNGKLIEIDRKGFETWRKMSKQERKPYVVKAEEVNSAYVKSLIKEIDVSSEVDDEADSMMVGKFDPSYEDYGHNSSCVYSYDSFKEYQSLNTWKLEMVDP
- the LOC8259523 gene encoding WEB family protein At2g40480 isoform X2 encodes the protein MDPDSVAEPVPGTPGIRELRSDTGPGLCNQQNGANQGTRKVGLRAEIDTSPPFGSVKEAVTRFGGSGSWMPYYKIFEEIDIKKVEEQAAELEKDLIVKELETLDVLEELGTTKRIVEELKLQLQKEAMRCMTIPDEPMSSPAIKEMNKENCRFHVNSREQRMGSLSPCPTSSPDMILMELKQAKLNLGVLSLEEELKHARVKPHISDNAVTDYKAEQLKKMVAAEKTEVSKAMLANEHTKTNLKTAELRLLAAKKMEEAARAAEAVALAEIKALSGNDSSSGFVLPEPEKVSSFDARTPLTPKAQKAEGLAKKVEVARLQRREANITKMSILRKLREATEEVKQSKQVLEEALNKVEMANRKQSAAEEAIRKWMPENDQEGQAAAYCMTRFSNYHLHQPNNHQDSPLHEAKESNLVNEDRKPVLKSTVSMRDVLSRKQVQPEEYVMARPTSEVREERQKVALSQMLHELREDLTFHPRVEKDGGDQKQFFAQRRKFGFIHISLPMTKPSKKKTQDFNNVMH
- the LOC8259523 gene encoding WEB family protein At2g40480 isoform X1, producing the protein MDPDSVAEPVPGTPGIRELRSDTGPGLCNQQNGANQGTRKVGLRAEIDTSPPFGSVKEAVTRFGGSGSWMPYYKIFEEIDIKKVEEQAAELEKDLIVKELETLDVLEELGTTKRIVEELKLQLQKEAMRCMTIPDEPMSSPAIKEMNKENCRFHVNSREQRMGSLSPCPTSSPDMILMELKQAKLNLGKTINDLGVIQTSIDSLNKKMKKEKTFLQKTRERLTSKFAGVLSLEEELKHARVKPHISDNAVTDYKAEQLKKMVAAEKTEVSKAMLANEHTKTNLKTAELRLLAAKKMEEAARAAEAVALAEIKALSGNDSSSGFVLPEPEKVSSFDARTPLTPKAQKAEGLAKKVEVARLQRREANITKMSILRKLREATEEVKQSKQVLEEALNKVEMANRKQSAAEEAIRKWMPENDQEGQAAAYCMTRFSNYHLHQPNNHQDSPLHEAKESNLVNEDRKPVLKSTVSMRDVLSRKQVQPEEYVMARPTSEVREERQKVALSQMLHELREDLTFHPRVEKDGGDQKQFFAQRRKFGFIHISLPMTKPSKKKTQDFNNVMH
- the LOC8259522 gene encoding uncharacterized protein LOC8259522, with protein sequence MQSSGRSHDELNQESLEIKKDEKFFTRIMSKETSMANSSCRVYYGGASGAVPFTWESRPGTPKHTSFADNTSNIPPLTPPPSYYSTSKSKSMRKRTKQNLFNTIIPRLMTKKTSHVSPSSSMSSTTTSSSSSSWTSRSSSSSYHSSPATFNDSKSRKHPCFVCSKSPIHYGVDDDDEEHGLELFSSSRLCYGGKSKGLNVFGGRYIMENMKSALLSVVGHGNNGHGSAGKAKY